A window of Phocoena phocoena chromosome 6, mPhoPho1.1, whole genome shotgun sequence contains these coding sequences:
- the TMEM268 gene encoding transmembrane protein 268 isoform X2, whose protein sequence is MACEPQMDPGGAAGPLPTSSPGWSALPGGSPPGWGQELHNGQVLTVLRIDNTCAPISFDLGAAEEQLQTWGIQVPAEQYRSLAESALLEPQVRRYIIYNSRPMRLAFAVVFYVVVWANIYSTSQMFALGNHWVGVLLVTLAAMSLTLTLVLIFERHQRKANANTDLRLAAANGALLRHRVLLGVTDTVEGCQSVIQLWFVYFDLETCVQFLSDHVREMKTSQESLLRSRLSQLCVVMETGVSPTAAEGPENLLEEAPLLPSSPHPSERPLMQTELRQLIPEAEPEEMAQQLLAVFGGYYIRLLVTSQLPQALGTRHTDSPRIPCPCQLIEAHILGTGCCPFLAR, encoded by the exons ATGGCGTGTGAACCGCAGATGGACCCCGGCGGGGCGGCCGGCCCCttgcccacctcctcccctggGTGGAGCGCCCTGCCTGGCGGGAGCCCTCCTGGCTGGGGGCAAG AGCTCCACAACGGCCAGGTCCTCACAGTTCTCCGGATTGACAATACCTGTGCACCCATCTCCTTCGATCTGGGAGCCGCCGAAGAACAACTGCAGACCTGGGGCATTCAG GTCCCGGCTGAGCAGTACAGGAGCCTGGCTGAGAGTGCCCTCTTGGAGCCCCAAGTGAGAAGATATATCATCTACAACTCGAGGCCTATGCGGCTGGCCTTTGCTGTG GTGTTCTACGTGGTGGTATGGGCCAACATCTACTCCACCAGCCAGATGTTCGCCCTGGGGAACCACTGGGTGGGTGTGCTGCTCGTGACCCTGGCTGCCATGAGCCTGACCCTGACTCTTGTGCTCATTTTCGAGAGACACCAGAGGAAG GCCAACGCCAACACGGATCTGAGGCTGGCGGCTGCCAACGGAGCCCTCCTGAGACACCGGGTGCTGTTGGGGGTGACAGACACGGTGGAAGGCTGCCAGAGTGTGATTCAG CTCTGGTTTGTCTACTTCGACCTGGAGACCTGTGTGCAGTTTTTGTCCGACCATGTTCGAGAAATGAAGACGAGCCAAGAG TCCTTGCTGAGAAGCAGATTGAGCCAGCTGTGTGTTGTCATGGAGACTGGGGTGAGCCCCACGGCGGCCGAGGGGCCGGAGAACCTGCTGGAGGAAGCTCCTCTCCTGCCCAGCAGTCCTCATCCCTCGGAGAGGCCACTCATGCAGACCGAGCTTCGCCAGCTTATTCCTGAGGCTGAGCCGGAG GAAATGGCCCAGCAGCTGCTGGCAGTGTTTGGTGGCTACTACATCCGGCTCCTGGTGACCTCTCAGCTCCCCCAGGCATTGGGCACACGACACACAGACTCTCCAAGGATTCCATGCCCCTGCCAGCTCATAGAAGCCCACATCCTGGGTACAGGGTGCTGCCCATTCCTGGCCAGGTGA
- the TMEM268 gene encoding transmembrane protein 268 isoform X1 produces MACEPQMDPGGAAGPLPTSSPGWSALPGGSPPGWGQELHNGQVLTVLRIDNTCAPISFDLGAAEEQLQTWGIQQVPAEQYRSLAESALLEPQVRRYIIYNSRPMRLAFAVVFYVVVWANIYSTSQMFALGNHWVGVLLVTLAAMSLTLTLVLIFERHQRKANANTDLRLAAANGALLRHRVLLGVTDTVEGCQSVIQLWFVYFDLETCVQFLSDHVREMKTSQESLLRSRLSQLCVVMETGVSPTAAEGPENLLEEAPLLPSSPHPSERPLMQTELRQLIPEAEPEEMAQQLLAVFGGYYIRLLVTSQLPQALGTRHTDSPRIPCPCQLIEAHILGTGCCPFLAR; encoded by the exons ATGGCGTGTGAACCGCAGATGGACCCCGGCGGGGCGGCCGGCCCCttgcccacctcctcccctggGTGGAGCGCCCTGCCTGGCGGGAGCCCTCCTGGCTGGGGGCAAG AGCTCCACAACGGCCAGGTCCTCACAGTTCTCCGGATTGACAATACCTGTGCACCCATCTCCTTCGATCTGGGAGCCGCCGAAGAACAACTGCAGACCTGGGGCATTCAG CAGGTCCCGGCTGAGCAGTACAGGAGCCTGGCTGAGAGTGCCCTCTTGGAGCCCCAAGTGAGAAGATATATCATCTACAACTCGAGGCCTATGCGGCTGGCCTTTGCTGTG GTGTTCTACGTGGTGGTATGGGCCAACATCTACTCCACCAGCCAGATGTTCGCCCTGGGGAACCACTGGGTGGGTGTGCTGCTCGTGACCCTGGCTGCCATGAGCCTGACCCTGACTCTTGTGCTCATTTTCGAGAGACACCAGAGGAAG GCCAACGCCAACACGGATCTGAGGCTGGCGGCTGCCAACGGAGCCCTCCTGAGACACCGGGTGCTGTTGGGGGTGACAGACACGGTGGAAGGCTGCCAGAGTGTGATTCAG CTCTGGTTTGTCTACTTCGACCTGGAGACCTGTGTGCAGTTTTTGTCCGACCATGTTCGAGAAATGAAGACGAGCCAAGAG TCCTTGCTGAGAAGCAGATTGAGCCAGCTGTGTGTTGTCATGGAGACTGGGGTGAGCCCCACGGCGGCCGAGGGGCCGGAGAACCTGCTGGAGGAAGCTCCTCTCCTGCCCAGCAGTCCTCATCCCTCGGAGAGGCCACTCATGCAGACCGAGCTTCGCCAGCTTATTCCTGAGGCTGAGCCGGAG GAAATGGCCCAGCAGCTGCTGGCAGTGTTTGGTGGCTACTACATCCGGCTCCTGGTGACCTCTCAGCTCCCCCAGGCATTGGGCACACGACACACAGACTCTCCAAGGATTCCATGCCCCTGCCAGCTCATAGAAGCCCACATCCTGGGTACAGGGTGCTGCCCATTCCTGGCCAGGTGA